One stretch of Candidatus Omnitrophota bacterium DNA includes these proteins:
- the argF gene encoding ornithine carbamoyltransferase, whose translation MKKDLISIEDLETRDMLEILELAKIVKSERSKYADSMRGKSIGLTFQKPSNRTRVSFEIGMVQLGGYAIYLGPGEISMGARESVKDVACVLSRYLDGIVARTFKHEDVKELAKYADVPVINGLSDRAHPCQALSDIFTIKEKLGAFKGAVLSYIGDGNNVLNSLMVASAKVGLDMKVATPKGYEPMQEIVVIAKKFAKVSGSSIEFFNDPKAAVKDADVLYTDVWVSMGQEPETKKRMKAFKGFQVNDGILKIANKGCLVMHCLPAHRGMEITDSVIDSKNSIVYDQAENRMHAEKAILLKLLK comes from the coding sequence ATGAAGAAAGACCTTATATCGATAGAGGATCTCGAAACAAGGGACATGCTGGAGATACTGGAACTTGCAAAGATCGTGAAAAGCGAAAGGTCCAAGTACGCGGATTCGATGAGAGGCAAGTCCATCGGGCTGACGTTCCAGAAGCCGTCGAACAGGACGAGAGTCTCGTTCGAGATAGGCATGGTCCAGCTTGGCGGGTACGCCATTTATCTTGGGCCCGGTGAGATCAGTATGGGCGCCAGGGAATCCGTCAAAGATGTCGCATGCGTGTTGTCGAGATACCTCGATGGTATTGTGGCAAGGACCTTTAAACATGAAGACGTAAAAGAGCTGGCTAAATATGCCGATGTCCCGGTGATAAACGGATTGAGCGACAGGGCGCATCCATGCCAGGCCTTGAGCGACATATTTACCATAAAAGAGAAGCTGGGCGCCTTTAAAGGCGCAGTGCTTTCATACATCGGGGATGGAAATAACGTCCTGAATTCACTTATGGTAGCGTCGGCTAAAGTAGGATTAGACATGAAAGTCGCCACTCCGAAAGGATACGAACCTATGCAGGAGATCGTTGTGATCGCGAAGAAGTTCGCGAAAGTCTCCGGTTCGTCGATAGAGTTTTTCAATGACCCGAAGGCGGCAGTCAAGGATGCAGATGTCCTCTATACGGACGTATGGGTAAGCATGGGCCAGGAGCCGGAGACGAAAAAGAGGATGAAGGCGTTTAAGGGATTCCAGGTGAATGATGGGATATTGAAGATCGCGAACAAGGGATGTCTTGTAATGCATTGCCTGCCGGCGCACAGAGGGATGGAGATAACTGATTCCGTGATCGATTCGAAAAACTCCATCGTGTACGACCAGGCCGAGAACAGGATGCATGCGGAAAAGGCGATCTTGTTGAAACTATTGAAATAA